A stretch of DNA from Brevibacillus ruminantium:
AACCCTTACGCATATTCTCCCGCACAGGTAGAATACGCTGCGCCGCCTGAGCCATCTGACTGTCCTTACCAGACCTTCTGCGGTACCTGATATATCAATACGATCGCTTACCCCCACCAGAAAGTGTGTTCTGGCGGGGGCTTTTTGAAGCAATACGAGTCAATATAGTCGTGACAGAGGCAAATAAGAGTAAAAATTTTCAGCCTCCATGATAAAATGAAAAAGAGGGAGGTGCGTTTATGAGAATCCTTTCCGTTTTCTTGCTCATTACAGGGTCAATCGTTACGTTTATTGGGATATTACCTTTTATTTTTGCTTATCCGTATTGTCATGGCTGTCCCAATTCCGGTCCTTCAAATTGGTGGGAGCTTATTCTTATGATCTCTTATGAGGGAAAAGGATGGTATCTGGTGATCGGTATGGTGTTATTGTTGTACTCAATACTTGAAAACCGCATATTTTCTAAAATGCGAAACGAGCCTCTAGGATAAGTGCTAGGGCTCGTTTTTTAGTCTGAAAGGTAGACGTCAACAAACGCTCATTTCGAACATGTTGTTGAGGGATGCATGCATTCAAAGAGGCAATTCATCTGGACATGCCACAAATTTGTAGAAGAACAGAATTCTTAGATCAAAAACATCGCCACAATCGTCGTAACCAGCAGCCCGATGACCACAGGGTACAGGTTTCGTCTTGCCAGTTCAAAAGGATCGACACGGCAGATGGCTGCAGCGGGGATCAGTGCCCAGGGAATGATGGTTCCGCCTCCAACCCAAATAGCTGCGATCTGTCCCAGTGCAGTCAAGGTATCGGCTCCCGTCCCCAGGGCAGTGGCGAAAAGCTTGGCGAGAGAGCCAACCAAGGTGATTCCAGAAAAACCAGAACCGTCCAGGCCGGTGATGACGCCAATGGAAGTAAGGGCGAGCGCGGCGATTTCTTTACTCAGCGGTATCGCATGCGCCAATGCTACCCCTAGGTCGTTGACAATACCGTGGGAGCCAGCCGGCAGCATTTCACCGTAGACCTGCACAAAACCGCTGTCTCCCATGTAAAAGAAGGCGGCAATCGGAATGACCGGTCCAAATACTTTGAAACCGAATTGAAAGCCTTCAACCAAGTGACTGGTCACCTTCTCCAATCCCGCGTCTTTATGAGCGAGCAGCGTGATCCCTACCAAAATGAGCAGGGCTGTACCGCCGATCAATGCTGTCGCATCTCCGCCTTTCAAATCCAAGAAAAACATCGCACAGACGTCCAGTAGAAAGAGCAGAATCACTGCAGCGGCCAGCCACTTTCGCATTCCAGCTTGAAGCAGTTTGTCAGCAGAATCAGAGGAGGCGCTGTGAAAAATGTCAGACAAGTCGCCCTTTGCACTGATCAGACCGCTTTTCATATCCTTTTTCAAGTACCAGAAAGCCGTGAGGGTGGTGACCAGTCCCATTACGATAACCAGGGGAACGCTGGCCGAAATGACATCCGAAACCGGAAGTCCGGCAGCTTTTGCTGTCAGCGTGGGTGCCCCCTGGATAATGAAATCACCAGATAAGGCAATGCCATGTCCAAACAGGTTCATCGCCACAGCAACCCCAATGGCGGGCAAACCAACGCGGATTGCCGCTGGAAGGAGAACTGCCCCGATCAAAGCTACGGCTGGGGAGGGCCAGAAGAACCAGGAGATCATCATCATGACCACCCCAATTCCCCAGAAAGCGAGGGCAGGCGTTTGGATCAGGGAAGAAACGGGCTTGATCATCGTTTCATTGATGCCGGTTTCGCTCAATACCTGACTCATCGCCACAATAATGGAGATGACCAGAATCGTCGGCAATAATTCAGTGATGGCAAAAATAAAGCTTCCGAATAGTCCGCCAACTGCCGAGGCCATCGAACTGGTCGCCGTCCATCCCAATACGCCGATTCCGATCATACACAATAAACTCGTATCTCGTCTCAATATCATCGTCGCAATGATACCGAGAACAAACAGCACATACACGCCGTGAATCCAGCCTAACTCAACACCCATGCCGATTCCCTCCTCAATTGCTTCAGGAGAATCCTTCTGCTGTCAGATTATGCAGGGAAACAGGCATGGGTGAGAGCGGATTTAAGCGATTAGGTCCGGTTGTAGTGGAGTGTCCGCCAGACTTCCCACATCCAGTGGTGGGTGACGTGATCCAGCTCCTCTGTACGGTTCAGGATACGGTAAATCCGGTCCATCAGCTTCTCATACTCTTCTTCCGTCAATTGTACGCGGGGCATGGTCTTTCCTCCCAAATCTTCTTGATATCCATTTTATCCCAGTTTGGTTACCTGTCATACCCCTCTGGTAGGTGATTGGGAATTTTGGTACATCCACATTCAAGGCATTTTTTATAGGGGAACAGTTGAAAACTGGAAATGCAAAGCTGAATATGCGAGGATAGTAATGGAAACAAAGTCGTCTTTGGCAGTGCTATAAAGGAGGGAGAGGCGCCGATGAAGCGCCATCAACCATGCAAAAAGTAGCTCAGTTGCAACAAAAATTGGACCAAGCCATCGAAATACTGGAGCGTCGGTTTCTGGAGAGAAGCGAACTGATCCGACTGCTGCTGCTGGGAATGATGAGTGGCGAAAATGCCCTCCTGGTGGGTCCTCCGGGGACTGCAAAATCTCAGCTTGCCCGCTCCATCTCGCAGCTGTTTGGAACGGAGCATTGGTTTGACTATTTGCTGACCCGTTTTACGACACCGGATGAGATATTCGGACCGGTTTCCCTGCAACAACTGAAGCAGGATCAATATGTGCGGAAAACAGCAGGCTATCTGCCCTCTGCCCAGTTTGCTTTTCTGGATGAAATTTTCAAGGCAAACAGCGCCATTCTCAATTCCTTACTCTCGATTTTGCATGAGCGCATCTATTTTAACGGAAAAGAAAAAGAAGCTGTACCTCTGCAGTTTCTCGTTGCTGCATCCAATGAATTGCCGGATGAGGATGAGCAATTGTCAGCGTTGTACGACCGCTTCTTGATTCGATATGAAGTCGGTTATTTGCAGCACGCATCCAGCTACGAAAAAATGTTTAACTTGCCTACAAAGGAGATTCCGGTCGTGTTTTCCTTGTACGATGTGCAGGATGTACAGGCGGCTGCACAAGACGTGTCCATTTCTGAGGGGCTGATCTATTTTTTATACAGCTTGAAAAAGGATCTTGAGGAAAAAGAGTTCCGGATCTCTGACCGAAGATGGAAGAAAATCGTCCAGGTCTGGAAAACATCTGCGGTCATCAATGGCCGCGATCACGTATCCATTTGGGACACCGTTTACACCCCTCACATGCTATGGGATGTTCCCGAGGATTTGCCCGTTCTGCGTGAGTTGTTTGAACAGCGTTTTACCGAGCAGGTAAAAATCGAACTGGAGACCGAATTGCCTCTGCGCAGGTTTCACCAAATTGCCCAGCGCTGGATGGAAAAAGAGGCGGATCTGCATGCCTTCCAGTTTAAAAAGGAAATTGGTCACAAGCTGGGGAAAGAAAAAGCGGAGCAATACCGCGATTTGCTTGAAGAGTGCCGACTGGAGCTGGAGGAAGCTGGTCGAGAGCTCCGCAATCGTTTAGTAGAAGCCCAGAAGCGTGAGCAAAACATGAGGCAATACGTCTTTGAAAAAAACCGACTGATCTTTGAGCTGGATAAATTTGCGTTGAAATACGTTCACCTGCGAGTGGAAGGAGAACGGATTTTACAGATGCTGCAAGG
This window harbors:
- a CDS encoding AAA family ATPase, with the translated sequence MQKVAQLQQKLDQAIEILERRFLERSELIRLLLLGMMSGENALLVGPPGTAKSQLARSISQLFGTEHWFDYLLTRFTTPDEIFGPVSLQQLKQDQYVRKTAGYLPSAQFAFLDEIFKANSAILNSLLSILHERIYFNGKEKEAVPLQFLVAASNELPDEDEQLSALYDRFLIRYEVGYLQHASSYEKMFNLPTKEIPVVFSLYDVQDVQAAAQDVSISEGLIYFLYSLKKDLEEKEFRISDRRWKKIVQVWKTSAVINGRDHVSIWDTVYTPHMLWDVPEDLPVLRELFEQRFTEQVKIELETELPLRRFHQIAQRWMEKEADLHAFQFKKEIGHKLGKEKAEQYRDLLEECRLELEEAGRELRNRLVEAQKREQNMRQYVFEKNRLIFELDKFALKYVHLRVEGERILQMLQGVYRTVFDREIAGAEYDYTL